One window of Enterobacter sp. RHBSTW-00175 genomic DNA carries:
- the rimO gene encoding 30S ribosomal protein S12 methylthiotransferase RimO yields the protein MSNVTHQPKIGFVSLGCPKNLVDSERILTELRTEGYDVVPSYDNADMVIVNTCGFIDSAVQESLEAIGEALTENGKVIVTGCLGAKVDQIREVHPKVLEITGPHSYEQVLEHVHHYVPKPKHNPFLSLVPEQGVKLTPRHYAYLKISEGCNHRCTFCIIPSMRGDLVSRPIGEVLAEAKRLADAGVKELLVISQDTSAYGVDVKHRSGFHNGEPVKTSMVGLCEQLSKLGIWTRLHYVYPYPHVDDVIPLMAEGKILPYLDIPLQHASPRILKLMKRPGSVDRQLARIKQWREICPDLTLRSTFIVGFPGETEEDFQMLLDFLKEARLDRVGCFKYSPVEGATANELADQVPEEVKEERWNRFMQLQQQISAERLQEKVGREVLVIIDEVDEEGAIGRSMADAPEIDGAVYLNGETNVKPGDIVRVKVENADEYDLWGSRV from the coding sequence ATGAGCAATGTTACGCACCAGCCGAAAATCGGCTTCGTCTCCCTGGGCTGCCCGAAAAACCTGGTGGATTCCGAACGTATCCTGACCGAACTTCGCACCGAAGGCTATGACGTGGTGCCAAGCTACGACAACGCCGACATGGTGATCGTAAACACCTGTGGTTTTATCGACAGCGCGGTTCAGGAGTCTCTGGAAGCCATTGGTGAAGCCCTGACTGAAAACGGCAAAGTGATCGTTACCGGCTGCCTGGGTGCCAAAGTGGATCAAATCCGCGAAGTGCACCCAAAAGTACTGGAGATCACCGGCCCGCACAGCTATGAGCAAGTACTGGAGCACGTGCACCACTATGTGCCAAAACCAAAGCACAACCCGTTCCTGAGCCTGGTGCCAGAACAGGGTGTAAAACTGACTCCGCGCCACTATGCGTACCTGAAAATTTCTGAAGGCTGCAACCATCGCTGCACCTTCTGCATCATCCCGTCTATGCGTGGTGACCTGGTGAGCCGCCCAATTGGCGAAGTGCTGGCGGAAGCCAAACGTCTGGCTGATGCTGGCGTGAAAGAGCTGCTGGTGATCTCTCAGGATACCTCTGCCTACGGCGTTGACGTGAAGCACCGTTCCGGCTTCCACAACGGCGAGCCGGTGAAAACCAGCATGGTTGGCCTGTGCGAGCAGCTTTCTAAACTGGGTATCTGGACGCGTCTGCACTACGTCTACCCTTATCCGCACGTTGATGACGTGATCCCATTGATGGCTGAAGGCAAGATCCTGCCATACCTGGATATCCCGCTTCAGCACGCAAGCCCGCGAATCCTTAAGCTGATGAAACGCCCAGGCTCTGTTGATCGCCAGTTGGCGCGCATCAAACAGTGGCGTGAAATCTGCCCGGACCTGACCCTGCGTTCAACGTTTATCGTTGGCTTCCCGGGTGAGACGGAAGAAGATTTCCAGATGCTTCTCGACTTCCTGAAAGAAGCACGTCTGGATCGCGTAGGCTGCTTCAAATACAGCCCGGTAGAAGGCGCGACGGCAAACGAACTGGCCGATCAGGTGCCGGAAGAAGTGAAAGAAGAGCGCTGGAACCGCTTTATGCAGCTGCAACAGCAGATCTCTGCTGAACGCTTGCAGGAAAAAGTGGGCCGCGAAGTTCTGGTCATTATCGATGAAGTGGACGAAGAAGGCGCGATTGGCCGCAGCATGGCAGATGCCCCGGAAATCGACGGCGCGGTATACCTGAACGGTGAAACCAACGTGAAGCCGGGTGATATCGTACGTGTGAAAGTCGAAAACGCAGACGAGTATGACCTGTGGGGTAGCCGGGTTTAA
- a CDS encoding IS1-like element IS1B family transposase (programmed frameshift) — protein MASVSISCPSCSATDGVVRNGKSTAGHQRYLCSHCRKTWQLQFTYTASQPGTHQKIIDMAMNGVGCRATARIMGVGLNTIFRHFKKLRPQSVTSRIQPGSDVIVCAEMDEQWGYVGAKSRQRWLFYAYDRLRKTVVAHVFGERTMATLGRLMSLLSPFDVVIWMTDGWPLYESRLKGKLHVISKRYTQRIERHNLNLRQHLARLGRKSLSFSKSVELHDKVIGHYLNIKHYQ, from the exons GTGGCTTCTGTTTCTATCAGCTGTCCCTCCTGTTCAGCTACTGACGGGGTGGTGCGTAACGGCAAAAGCACCGCCGGACATCAGCGCTATCTCTGCTCTCACTGCCGTAAAACATGGCAACTGCAGTTCACTTACACCGCTTCTCAACCCGGTACGCACCAGAAAATCATTGATATGGCCATGAATGGCGTTGGATGCCGGGCAACCGCCCGCATTATGGGCGTTGGCCTCAACACGATTTTCCGCCATT TTAAAAAACTCAGGCCGCAGTCGGTAACCTCGCGCATACAGCCGGGCAGTGACGTCATCGTCTGCGCGGAAATGGACGAACAGTGGGGATACGTCGGGGCTAAATCGCGCCAGCGCTGGCTGTTTTACGCGTATGACAGGCTCCGGAAGACGGTTGTTGCGCACGTATTCGGTGAACGCACTATGGCGACGCTGGGGCGTCTTATGAGCCTGCTGTCACCCTTTGACGTGGTGATATGGATGACGGATGGCTGGCCGCTGTATGAATCCCGCCTGAAGGGAAAGCTGCACGTAATCAGCAAGCGATATACGCAGCGAATTGAGCGGCATAACCTGAATCTGAGGCAGCACCTGGCACGGCTGGGACGGAAGTCGCTGTCGTTCTCAAAATCGGTGGAGCTGCATGACAAAGTCATCGGGCATTATCTGAACATAAAACACTATCAATAA